In the Apteryx mantelli isolate bAptMan1 chromosome 1, bAptMan1.hap1, whole genome shotgun sequence genome, one interval contains:
- the TRIOBP gene encoding TRIO and F-actin-binding protein isoform X1 → MTPDLLNFKKGWMSILDEPGEWKKHWFVLTDSSLRYYRDSNAEEADDLDGEIDLRSCTDVTEFAVQRNYGFQIHTKDAIFTLSAMTSGIRRNWIEALRKNVRPVSAPDVTKLSDCNKENSFRNYIPQKSLLRTEEQQRPGLGSEMISKGSHWKADGQRHAFDCVELSPLQQGPVNQGSPQRTRGSLRVSDRTPKHEDLERDQAIRSEERRKWFETPDGGVPHSDGPIGDSSRKVGEQDVPTSPLSEDQRIRLSEEIEKKWLELERLPLKDSRRVPLTALLNQSKGSQGDTNEALKKEVQSLRAQLESCRARNESLREAVKSQGDSHVPRGYISQEACERSLAEMESSHQQVMEELQRHHQRELERLRQEKERLLAEEAAATAAAIEALKKAHREEMNKELGRTRSFQQGSAGSDALQKQHQLDVDSLKRELQVLSERYSQKCLEIGELTEKAEEREQTLQRCQQEGKELLRQNQELQARLSEEIGKLRSFISSRGSGDRSPHNNERSSCELEVLLRVKENELQYLKKEVQCLREELQMMQKDKRFASGKYQDVYAELNHIKVRSEREIEQLKEHLRLAMVALQEKESLCNSISE, encoded by the exons CCAGATCTCCTCAATTTCAAGAAGGGATGGATGTCCATCCTGGATGAGCCAGGAGAG TGGAAGAAACATTGGTTCGTGCTGACTGACTCAAGCCTGAGGTATTACAGGGACTCTAATGCTGAGGAG GCTGATGACCTCGATGGTGAAATTGACCTCCGTTCTTGCACAGACGTGACTGAATTTGCAGTACAACGCAACTATGGCTTCCAGATACAT ACAAAGGATGCCATCTTCACTCTGTCAGCAATGACCTCGGGCATCCGGCGGAACTGGATTGAGGCACTGAGGAAGAACGTACGCCCAGTCAGCGCTCCAGACGTCACCAA ACTCTCCGACTGCAATAAGGAAAATTCATTCCGAAACTACATCCCTCAGAAGAGCTTGCTGaggacagaggagcagcagcGGCCAGGCTTGGGCTCCGAGATGATCTCCAAGGGCAGTCACTGGAAGGCAGACGGGCAGCGCCATGCTTTTGACTGTGTGGAACTGTCCCCCTTGCAGCAGGGCCCTGTAAATCAGGGGTCCCCACAGAGGACAAGAGGGAGTTTGAGGGTCTCTGACCGAACTCCCAAGCATGAGGATCTGGAACGGGATCAGGCCATCCGTTCAGAGGAGAGGCGGAAGTGGTTTGAGACCCCTGATGGTGGGGTCCCACATAGTGATGGCCCAATAGGGGACTCCTCCCGCAAGGTAGGGGAGCAGGATGTCCCCACTTCCCCACTTTCGGAGGACCAGCGGATTCGGCTGAGTGAGGAGATAGAGAAGAAGTGGCTGGAGCTAGAACgtctgcctttgaaggactcgcGGCGGGTGCCCTTGACAGCACTGCTGAACCAGAGCAAGGGAAGCCAGGGAGACACCAATGAAGCACTGAAGAAGGAG GTCCAGTCCCTGCGGGCACAGCTGGAGTCCTGCCGGGCCCGAAACGAGAGCCTTCGGGAGGCAGTGAAATCCCAGGGAGACAGCCACGTGCCCCGGGGGTACATCTCACAG GAGGCCTGCGAACGCAGCCTGGCTGAGATGGAGTCGTCCCACCAGCAAGTGATGGAGGAGCTCCAGAGGCACCATCAGCGGGAGCTGGAGCGGCTGCGGCAGGAGAAGGAGCGGCTCCTCGCAGAGGAGGCTGCAGCGACAGCAGCAG CCATCGAAGCACTGAAGAAAGCCCATCGGGAGGAGATGAATAAGGAGCTGGGCAGGACACGCAGCTTTCAGCAGGGCAGCGCAGGCTCAGACGCCCTCCAGAAGCAGCATCA GTTGGACGTGGATTCCCTGAagcgggagctgcaggtgctTTCAGAGCGGTACTCCCAGAAGTGCCTGGAAATTGGGGAACtcacagagaaggcagaggagcgggagcaGACACTGCAGCGCTGTCAGCAAGAAGGGAAGGAGCTCCTCCGGCAGAACCAG gagctgcaggcccgCCTCTCAGAGGAGATCGGGAAGTTGCGAAGCTTTATTTCATCACGGGGCTCCGGGGACCGGTCTCCGCACAACAACGAGCGGAGCTCCTGTGAGCTGGAG GTACTGCTGCGAGTGAAGGAGAATGAGCTCCAGTACCTAAAGAAAGAGGTTCAGTGTCTCCGGGAGGAGCTTCAGATGATGCAAAAG GATAAGAGATTCGCCTCAGGGAAATACCAGGATGTCTATGCAGAGCTGAATCACATTAAGGTGCGCTCAGAGAGGGAGATTGAACAGCTGAAGGAGCATCTGCGCCTGGCCATGGTAGCCCTGCAAGAGAAGGAGTCGCTGTGCAACAGCATCAGCGAGTAA
- the H1-0 gene encoding histone H1.0 → MTESPAPAPASAAKPKRVKVIRCPAAHPKYSDMIAAAIRAEKSRSGSSRQSIQKYVKSHYKVGEHADAQVKLSIKRLLAAGVLKQTKGVGASGSFRLAKGDKPKKKTARKSKKAVRKAVTPRRAARPKKAKSPGKKPKATAKKSRKKQRTTPKKAKKPKTVKTKSLKSSKPKKARQSKLRAKSSAKKSPKK, encoded by the coding sequence ATGACGgagagcccagccccagccccagcctcggCCGCCAAGCCCAAGCGGGTCAAGGTGATAAGGTGCCCAGCAGCCCACCCCAAGTACTCGGACATGATCGCGGCTGCCATCCGGGCCGAGAAGAGCCGCAGCGGCTCCTCCCGCCAGTCCATTCAGAAGTACGTGAAGAGCCACTACAAGGTGGGTGAGCACGCCGACGCCCAGGTCAAGCTCTCCatcaagcggctccttgctgccGGTGTCCTCAAGCAAACCAAAGGAGTCGGTGCCTCCGGCTCCTTCCGCCTAGCCAAGGGTGACAAACCCAAGAAAAAAACAGCTCGAAAGAGTAAGAAGGCTGTCAGGAAAGCTGTAACGCCCAGGAGAGCAGCTAGACCCAAGAAAGCCAAGTCGCCAGGAAAGAAGCCCAAAGCCACCGCCAAGAAGTCTAGAAAAAAGCAGAGGACCACTCCCAAGAAAGCCAAGAAGCCAAAGACTGTTAAAACCAAGTCACTGAAGTCATCAAAGCCCAAAAAGGCAAGGCAGTCGAAACTCAGAGCAAAGTCCAGCGCCAAGAAGTCACCCAAGAAATGA
- the TRIOBP gene encoding TRIO and F-actin-binding protein isoform X3, translated as MLRRGRLCFQADDLDGEIDLRSCTDVTEFAVQRNYGFQIHTKDAIFTLSAMTSGIRRNWIEALRKNVRPVSAPDVTKLSDCNKENSFRNYIPQKSLLRTEEQQRPGLGSEMISKGSHWKADGQRHAFDCVELSPLQQGPVNQGSPQRTRGSLRVSDRTPKHEDLERDQAIRSEERRKWFETPDGGVPHSDGPIGDSSRKVGEQDVPTSPLSEDQRIRLSEEIEKKWLELERLPLKDSRRVPLTALLNQSKGSQGDTNEALKKEVQSLRAQLESCRARNESLREAVKSQGDSHVPRGYISQEACERSLAEMESSHQQVMEELQRHHQRELERLRQEKERLLAEEAAATAAAIEALKKAHREEMNKELGRTRSFQQGSAGSDALQKQHQLDVDSLKRELQVLSERYSQKCLEIGELTEKAEEREQTLQRCQQEGKELLRQNQELQARLSEEIGKLRSFISSRGSGDRSPHNNERSSCELEVLLRVKENELQYLKKEVQCLREELQMMQKDKRFASGKYQDVYAELNHIKVRSEREIEQLKEHLRLAMVALQEKESLCNSISE; from the exons ATGCTGAGGAG AGGGCGGCTGTGCTTTCAGGCTGATGACCTCGATGGTGAAATTGACCTCCGTTCTTGCACAGACGTGACTGAATTTGCAGTACAACGCAACTATGGCTTCCAGATACAT ACAAAGGATGCCATCTTCACTCTGTCAGCAATGACCTCGGGCATCCGGCGGAACTGGATTGAGGCACTGAGGAAGAACGTACGCCCAGTCAGCGCTCCAGACGTCACCAA ACTCTCCGACTGCAATAAGGAAAATTCATTCCGAAACTACATCCCTCAGAAGAGCTTGCTGaggacagaggagcagcagcGGCCAGGCTTGGGCTCCGAGATGATCTCCAAGGGCAGTCACTGGAAGGCAGACGGGCAGCGCCATGCTTTTGACTGTGTGGAACTGTCCCCCTTGCAGCAGGGCCCTGTAAATCAGGGGTCCCCACAGAGGACAAGAGGGAGTTTGAGGGTCTCTGACCGAACTCCCAAGCATGAGGATCTGGAACGGGATCAGGCCATCCGTTCAGAGGAGAGGCGGAAGTGGTTTGAGACCCCTGATGGTGGGGTCCCACATAGTGATGGCCCAATAGGGGACTCCTCCCGCAAGGTAGGGGAGCAGGATGTCCCCACTTCCCCACTTTCGGAGGACCAGCGGATTCGGCTGAGTGAGGAGATAGAGAAGAAGTGGCTGGAGCTAGAACgtctgcctttgaaggactcgcGGCGGGTGCCCTTGACAGCACTGCTGAACCAGAGCAAGGGAAGCCAGGGAGACACCAATGAAGCACTGAAGAAGGAG GTCCAGTCCCTGCGGGCACAGCTGGAGTCCTGCCGGGCCCGAAACGAGAGCCTTCGGGAGGCAGTGAAATCCCAGGGAGACAGCCACGTGCCCCGGGGGTACATCTCACAG GAGGCCTGCGAACGCAGCCTGGCTGAGATGGAGTCGTCCCACCAGCAAGTGATGGAGGAGCTCCAGAGGCACCATCAGCGGGAGCTGGAGCGGCTGCGGCAGGAGAAGGAGCGGCTCCTCGCAGAGGAGGCTGCAGCGACAGCAGCAG CCATCGAAGCACTGAAGAAAGCCCATCGGGAGGAGATGAATAAGGAGCTGGGCAGGACACGCAGCTTTCAGCAGGGCAGCGCAGGCTCAGACGCCCTCCAGAAGCAGCATCA GTTGGACGTGGATTCCCTGAagcgggagctgcaggtgctTTCAGAGCGGTACTCCCAGAAGTGCCTGGAAATTGGGGAACtcacagagaaggcagaggagcgggagcaGACACTGCAGCGCTGTCAGCAAGAAGGGAAGGAGCTCCTCCGGCAGAACCAG gagctgcaggcccgCCTCTCAGAGGAGATCGGGAAGTTGCGAAGCTTTATTTCATCACGGGGCTCCGGGGACCGGTCTCCGCACAACAACGAGCGGAGCTCCTGTGAGCTGGAG GTACTGCTGCGAGTGAAGGAGAATGAGCTCCAGTACCTAAAGAAAGAGGTTCAGTGTCTCCGGGAGGAGCTTCAGATGATGCAAAAG GATAAGAGATTCGCCTCAGGGAAATACCAGGATGTCTATGCAGAGCTGAATCACATTAAGGTGCGCTCAGAGAGGGAGATTGAACAGCTGAAGGAGCATCTGCGCCTGGCCATGGTAGCCCTGCAAGAGAAGGAGTCGCTGTGCAACAGCATCAGCGAGTAA
- the TRIOBP gene encoding TRIO and F-actin-binding protein isoform X4, giving the protein MTPDLLNFKKGWMSILDEPGEWKKHWFVLTDSSLRYYRDSNAEEADDLDGEIDLRSCTDVTEFAVQRNYGFQIHTKDAIFTLSAMTSGIRRNWIEALRKNVRPVSAPDVTKLSDCNKENSFRNYIPQKSLLRTEEQQRPGLGSEMISKGSHWKADGQRHAFDCVELSPLQQGPVNQGSPQRTRGSLRVSDRTPKHEDLERDQAIRSEERRKWFETPDGGVPHSDGPIGDSSRKVGEQDVPTSPLSEDQRIRLSEEIEKKWLELERLPLKDSRRVPLTALLNQSKGSQGDTNEALKKEEACERSLAEMESSHQQVMEELQRHHQRELERLRQEKERLLAEEAAATAAAIEALKKAHREEMNKELGRTRSFQQGSAGSDALQKQHQLDVDSLKRELQVLSERYSQKCLEIGELTEKAEEREQTLQRCQQEGKELLRQNQELQARLSEEIGKLRSFISSRGSGDRSPHNNERSSCELEVLLRVKENELQYLKKEVQCLREELQMMQKDKRFASGKYQDVYAELNHIKVRSEREIEQLKEHLRLAMVALQEKESLCNSISE; this is encoded by the exons CCAGATCTCCTCAATTTCAAGAAGGGATGGATGTCCATCCTGGATGAGCCAGGAGAG TGGAAGAAACATTGGTTCGTGCTGACTGACTCAAGCCTGAGGTATTACAGGGACTCTAATGCTGAGGAG GCTGATGACCTCGATGGTGAAATTGACCTCCGTTCTTGCACAGACGTGACTGAATTTGCAGTACAACGCAACTATGGCTTCCAGATACAT ACAAAGGATGCCATCTTCACTCTGTCAGCAATGACCTCGGGCATCCGGCGGAACTGGATTGAGGCACTGAGGAAGAACGTACGCCCAGTCAGCGCTCCAGACGTCACCAA ACTCTCCGACTGCAATAAGGAAAATTCATTCCGAAACTACATCCCTCAGAAGAGCTTGCTGaggacagaggagcagcagcGGCCAGGCTTGGGCTCCGAGATGATCTCCAAGGGCAGTCACTGGAAGGCAGACGGGCAGCGCCATGCTTTTGACTGTGTGGAACTGTCCCCCTTGCAGCAGGGCCCTGTAAATCAGGGGTCCCCACAGAGGACAAGAGGGAGTTTGAGGGTCTCTGACCGAACTCCCAAGCATGAGGATCTGGAACGGGATCAGGCCATCCGTTCAGAGGAGAGGCGGAAGTGGTTTGAGACCCCTGATGGTGGGGTCCCACATAGTGATGGCCCAATAGGGGACTCCTCCCGCAAGGTAGGGGAGCAGGATGTCCCCACTTCCCCACTTTCGGAGGACCAGCGGATTCGGCTGAGTGAGGAGATAGAGAAGAAGTGGCTGGAGCTAGAACgtctgcctttgaaggactcgcGGCGGGTGCCCTTGACAGCACTGCTGAACCAGAGCAAGGGAAGCCAGGGAGACACCAATGAAGCACTGAAGAAGGAG GAGGCCTGCGAACGCAGCCTGGCTGAGATGGAGTCGTCCCACCAGCAAGTGATGGAGGAGCTCCAGAGGCACCATCAGCGGGAGCTGGAGCGGCTGCGGCAGGAGAAGGAGCGGCTCCTCGCAGAGGAGGCTGCAGCGACAGCAGCAG CCATCGAAGCACTGAAGAAAGCCCATCGGGAGGAGATGAATAAGGAGCTGGGCAGGACACGCAGCTTTCAGCAGGGCAGCGCAGGCTCAGACGCCCTCCAGAAGCAGCATCA GTTGGACGTGGATTCCCTGAagcgggagctgcaggtgctTTCAGAGCGGTACTCCCAGAAGTGCCTGGAAATTGGGGAACtcacagagaaggcagaggagcgggagcaGACACTGCAGCGCTGTCAGCAAGAAGGGAAGGAGCTCCTCCGGCAGAACCAG gagctgcaggcccgCCTCTCAGAGGAGATCGGGAAGTTGCGAAGCTTTATTTCATCACGGGGCTCCGGGGACCGGTCTCCGCACAACAACGAGCGGAGCTCCTGTGAGCTGGAG GTACTGCTGCGAGTGAAGGAGAATGAGCTCCAGTACCTAAAGAAAGAGGTTCAGTGTCTCCGGGAGGAGCTTCAGATGATGCAAAAG GATAAGAGATTCGCCTCAGGGAAATACCAGGATGTCTATGCAGAGCTGAATCACATTAAGGTGCGCTCAGAGAGGGAGATTGAACAGCTGAAGGAGCATCTGCGCCTGGCCATGGTAGCCCTGCAAGAGAAGGAGTCGCTGTGCAACAGCATCAGCGAGTAA
- the TRIOBP gene encoding TRIO and F-actin-binding protein isoform X2 gives MSILDEPGEWKKHWFVLTDSSLRYYRDSNAEEADDLDGEIDLRSCTDVTEFAVQRNYGFQIHTKDAIFTLSAMTSGIRRNWIEALRKNVRPVSAPDVTKLSDCNKENSFRNYIPQKSLLRTEEQQRPGLGSEMISKGSHWKADGQRHAFDCVELSPLQQGPVNQGSPQRTRGSLRVSDRTPKHEDLERDQAIRSEERRKWFETPDGGVPHSDGPIGDSSRKVGEQDVPTSPLSEDQRIRLSEEIEKKWLELERLPLKDSRRVPLTALLNQSKGSQGDTNEALKKEVQSLRAQLESCRARNESLREAVKSQGDSHVPRGYISQEACERSLAEMESSHQQVMEELQRHHQRELERLRQEKERLLAEEAAATAAAIEALKKAHREEMNKELGRTRSFQQGSAGSDALQKQHQLDVDSLKRELQVLSERYSQKCLEIGELTEKAEEREQTLQRCQQEGKELLRQNQELQARLSEEIGKLRSFISSRGSGDRSPHNNERSSCELEVLLRVKENELQYLKKEVQCLREELQMMQKDKRFASGKYQDVYAELNHIKVRSEREIEQLKEHLRLAMVALQEKESLCNSISE, from the exons ATGTCCATCCTGGATGAGCCAGGAGAG TGGAAGAAACATTGGTTCGTGCTGACTGACTCAAGCCTGAGGTATTACAGGGACTCTAATGCTGAGGAG GCTGATGACCTCGATGGTGAAATTGACCTCCGTTCTTGCACAGACGTGACTGAATTTGCAGTACAACGCAACTATGGCTTCCAGATACAT ACAAAGGATGCCATCTTCACTCTGTCAGCAATGACCTCGGGCATCCGGCGGAACTGGATTGAGGCACTGAGGAAGAACGTACGCCCAGTCAGCGCTCCAGACGTCACCAA ACTCTCCGACTGCAATAAGGAAAATTCATTCCGAAACTACATCCCTCAGAAGAGCTTGCTGaggacagaggagcagcagcGGCCAGGCTTGGGCTCCGAGATGATCTCCAAGGGCAGTCACTGGAAGGCAGACGGGCAGCGCCATGCTTTTGACTGTGTGGAACTGTCCCCCTTGCAGCAGGGCCCTGTAAATCAGGGGTCCCCACAGAGGACAAGAGGGAGTTTGAGGGTCTCTGACCGAACTCCCAAGCATGAGGATCTGGAACGGGATCAGGCCATCCGTTCAGAGGAGAGGCGGAAGTGGTTTGAGACCCCTGATGGTGGGGTCCCACATAGTGATGGCCCAATAGGGGACTCCTCCCGCAAGGTAGGGGAGCAGGATGTCCCCACTTCCCCACTTTCGGAGGACCAGCGGATTCGGCTGAGTGAGGAGATAGAGAAGAAGTGGCTGGAGCTAGAACgtctgcctttgaaggactcgcGGCGGGTGCCCTTGACAGCACTGCTGAACCAGAGCAAGGGAAGCCAGGGAGACACCAATGAAGCACTGAAGAAGGAG GTCCAGTCCCTGCGGGCACAGCTGGAGTCCTGCCGGGCCCGAAACGAGAGCCTTCGGGAGGCAGTGAAATCCCAGGGAGACAGCCACGTGCCCCGGGGGTACATCTCACAG GAGGCCTGCGAACGCAGCCTGGCTGAGATGGAGTCGTCCCACCAGCAAGTGATGGAGGAGCTCCAGAGGCACCATCAGCGGGAGCTGGAGCGGCTGCGGCAGGAGAAGGAGCGGCTCCTCGCAGAGGAGGCTGCAGCGACAGCAGCAG CCATCGAAGCACTGAAGAAAGCCCATCGGGAGGAGATGAATAAGGAGCTGGGCAGGACACGCAGCTTTCAGCAGGGCAGCGCAGGCTCAGACGCCCTCCAGAAGCAGCATCA GTTGGACGTGGATTCCCTGAagcgggagctgcaggtgctTTCAGAGCGGTACTCCCAGAAGTGCCTGGAAATTGGGGAACtcacagagaaggcagaggagcgggagcaGACACTGCAGCGCTGTCAGCAAGAAGGGAAGGAGCTCCTCCGGCAGAACCAG gagctgcaggcccgCCTCTCAGAGGAGATCGGGAAGTTGCGAAGCTTTATTTCATCACGGGGCTCCGGGGACCGGTCTCCGCACAACAACGAGCGGAGCTCCTGTGAGCTGGAG GTACTGCTGCGAGTGAAGGAGAATGAGCTCCAGTACCTAAAGAAAGAGGTTCAGTGTCTCCGGGAGGAGCTTCAGATGATGCAAAAG GATAAGAGATTCGCCTCAGGGAAATACCAGGATGTCTATGCAGAGCTGAATCACATTAAGGTGCGCTCAGAGAGGGAGATTGAACAGCTGAAGGAGCATCTGCGCCTGGCCATGGTAGCCCTGCAAGAGAAGGAGTCGCTGTGCAACAGCATCAGCGAGTAA